The genome window ACTAACTACATGTTCTTGGAAAGTTTTATGAGAAGGATAAGTTCATGGTATGGTTTATGTCACCGGAAATCTAGCACTCGCGTTACTTCCTAACTGAAGTGGAAAGATATGCTTTCGACAACATCACCAATGTTGACTAGTGGGAGAACATGCAATATGTTTTAGATGAAGTTGAACCTCTGTATGTGTTCCTAAGATTTGCTGATCAGGAGAAAAGTTCAACACTTGGTGAGGTGCACATGCAACGCACAAACACCAAGCACATATATCAAAGTTAGTTTGAGAATGACATCGCAAAGTTAAAtcttaaaccctaaaccctaaagttTGAAAATGGAAGTGTTTGTGGCTTCATATGtatgtttagggtttagggtcatAGTGATAGTTCAACACTTGGTGAGGTGCACATGCAATATCTTTTGTAtagacctatcactatcactatgacGGATTAAAATAATAGCACGAACCTTCCAACATGCCTGAGTACTATCACTATGACTCGAGCTGAACATGTGAGTATTGTGAAATAAGTCGACCTATGTGTTGTTGCCTCGTTGGAGAGTtgtaaaagaacttgtatttgagtattgcgAAGTTCGTTGGTTGTTTGTTGTGTGAAAACCGTTGTTTGTGGTTGTATatgtatgttgtatgttattttgGTGAACATATGTCGTGTGGATCAATTAATATTTACAGTACAATGTGAATTGAGTAAATTACAAATAAATACTGTCAAaattttccattttttctgtaaAAACAACGAATACCGATTCGTTTCATGGAAAACCAACGGTTTACCGCTTTTTCGCTGTTAAATCGGTACAAATTCAAATTGATTGGATTGTTAAACCAGTTGTTTTTTATCGGTTTTCACCGGCAGTAAACCGGTGAGTAACGATTTTCCCACTTTAAGGGCTAATTTAGTGACCAAAGATCATGAGAAAATTGGAGAGGATTGAGAGGAAACTTAGTTCATTTCCTCCTCGATCCCCTCAAATCCCCATGATCCCCACAGACCGGTGCATCGCGTGCGTTTGGGGGAAGGAGTGGCCTGCTGTGCCGGCTCAACATTATCGGTTATTCAGGAATGAAAATTAATGGAAACATACGGGAAAACTAGTTTCCGACCGAGTTGGAAATAATCGGAAACGAAAACGAAGAGAGATAAACTGATACAGTAGCTAGTAGCGATGGTAAAATGAAAAACAACTGGTCAGCAAGGTTTAAGGCAACTCAGTAATCAGCAAAAGGTTTAAGGCTGTCCAGCCTCGATCGACACAAAAGCCCCAAATCACAAGCATGATCTCAAATGCTCAATGCGACTCTGTACGCCAAAAGCAGCGACAAACCAGGAACGCAGTACATGACTGTCTGAATAATTCTCCTCGATCACAGAAACCCCTACAACCTTGTAGCCCGAAATGCAGCAACAACCAAATCTGAAGTCTGAGCACACTAGCACAAATTGTCTGGAAGCAAAGCGCAACGAACTAAGATAGGATAGGCTAAGGATTAAGCAACGGGAGTCCACGGCAAAGTACAACAAACTAAGACAGGATAGAGTAAGGATTAAACAACACAGCACCTCACCGCGTCGATCAGTACGCGCCGCCAAGCAGCCTGCGGGCGACCTCGAAAGAGACGAAGGCGTCGATGCAGGCGTACTTGATCTGCTCGTAGCTGAGGCAGGACGCGTCCCAGCGGCTCATGGTGACCCTCTGCGGCTTCACGAGGTTGACGCCCATGACGACTTGCACGAGCGCACGCAGCCCCGCCTGGCGGAGGTCCGGGCGGTTCATCCGCTCCGCGGCGCGGCCCCGCAGGTCCTCCGCGTTGGCCACCACCAGACCGTGGTCGTCGCTGAGCCGCTCCGCGTCCGCCTCCACGCCGACGCCGACGAAGCGGATCCCGCGGTCGCCGAGGAACTCCGCCAGCGCGCCGGGGACGTAGTCGGCGTAGAGGAGCTGGAAGATGAGGCAGCTGTGTCCGACGCAGAGCTGCAGTGTGGCCACCGGGTTCTGGTGCGGGCCGAAGCTTGGGCGCCACTCAACGTCAAGCCCGACGATGATGCTGTAGCCGTTGCTGCCGGGGCGGTGCAACGCGAGGATCTCCGCGATCCAGCGCTCCACAGCCTGGCCGGAGGATGTGACGGTGGTGTTAATCACGTCGTTGCCGAAGGTCACTTCGATCACGTCAGGGTCGGCCATTGGATACCTCGTCGCCGTCCCTCGGTCTGCGGCGCTCCTTTTCCCCTGCGCAAAGGACAAGGGGAACTGGGGAAGAGGGGAGTGGTTTGGCCGTTTGGAAAGGAACCACTGCGACGGGGTGGATAAAAGGTGAAGCGTGCCAGCTAAGGCGTGATTGCCTGATTGTTGGAACTCAGAAACGgatcgtttagcacgaaaaaagcggACCGGAAAACGGACTATACGGGctggtaagcacgttttagtgtaaaaaacggGTTTAAtgagcttagaggtaaacgggccgtgctgGACTAGCCCActgtgcctagtttcctgtccgagCCTGGCCCGCTTGTTCGTGCCCGGGCCATGCCGAACTCGGACCAGGTCCaaacagcgggcttcgtgccggacttgcgggcctcgtgcttattggctaTCTATAGAAACTGGACGGCCAAAGCCAGCTAGCCAGGTCTGCTGCATGCACCTGCCCAGTATGTCCGAAAAACCAGTGGGACCAATATGCGATTAATCCTGATAAATCAATAAAACCAGGCGAATTTAGAATCAAGCCAGTTTATTAATTCAAATGGCTCGAGAATGATCGATCGATAAGATCGATTAATCGGTTACTGACATGATAAACCGACAGCGTGGGTGATGAAACCAAACCACTTATTTTTTGGCAAATAAAGCACATTCAGGTCTCAAAATTTGAACACGTTATGGTCCAAATGTTTTCATAAGCCCAATAACAATAATTAGTAGTTCAAATACAATGAAAACCATATGCATAGTTTGTCCGACGGTTTAAAGCAATAGTCGTGGAACATGTAGTTAGTAATGATTCATAACATGAACATTGAAAATCGTACTGAGTGTTCTCTCCTGTCTTAGTTTGTGAAACGAAGAAATACAAATAATGGCTCTATTGCTCTAGAAAATTTTCAATCTCATTCAACATCAAATTTATGGTATGAGCTATACACGACTGCCATACAATAGAAAGATGCTTCTTGACTGTCATATGACATGTCATTTTATAGTTTGTTTCATTATTGGTGACAATCTCAACCACATGCCCTCGACAAATTATGTCACCACGTCCATGATCTCCTACATTTATCATCCATGGTCTCTTGCAATATTTGCATCTGAATCAAGAATATATGTTGTCCTCGTGTTGTCAAACCGAATCGATTCAATTCGACATACATGAAAATATCAATAACATGATCTATTTTTATAAGTATTGTTAGCATATATTACATGTAGCAGTGGTAATTTAAAAAGATTTCATGAAAAGGAGAAAAAAATCCTCCAAACCATAACTCCTACTCGATCACCTGCTAATCACTTCTACACACTGATTTATCAGCTTTGGGGAGCGGCTAATTAGCAATCCTATATGATATAtcaattttttcttttttctttttttcaaaACTTCCATGATTTTTAGTTTGAAATATGTTCCGTATTTTAAATTTTGGTTTTAGCAGAAGGTCTTCAAATAATACCTAGTATTTATACAAAAAATGGCATCAAGTTTTCAAAATTTACAACTTTTTCCAAATTCAAAATCTGAAACCGGTGTATCGGCGTTACTGGCCGGCGCCCCATGAACCTTGGATGCATGTGTTTGTTTTTAGTTTCCTTCTAGGCACAGTAGGATCTAGTGCCAGGTTAAAGTGCAAGGCTAATATGGCGTGTTTGGTTCTATCGAGAAAAGATCCCCGGGTCCCTAAGGCCCACTAGTCAGTAGAAGGACAAGGGAAAGGTCCGTCCTAGAAGCACCCACCCCTGGATACTCCCGAGGCACCAAGCCCAAGATTAGATGAGGTGGTGCCAAAAGGGGGGCAGGCGAATCGAAAGAAAGTCACTCGAGTGGATTCCGCGCCTACCATAAGTGATCGAATGTATTAACCGCGCCTTACACCAAGCCAAAGTGGGAGAGTCGGTCCTCCTTCACCCGcaggatgtaacaccctgaatttggggtataaattttctttctaattatcacccaaattcaggtgttactcttctctctctcaccctggGTTCTATCTCTCCCTAgattttctcttttttccttttGAATAGGAATAGCTTAATTTAGGGgggaattaattatttatttttgtgtcaaaacattatgggtcatgacatgttgcatcatgctgagtttgaatattcttgaattgttgcacatgtttgaattacattaaatttgaaacttgaattgaatttgaattgaaaaccctagagaaaagaaatggaaaaacaaTTAGGAAATTCAGGAAAAAGTCATTCTGTCCCAAACCAACCCACCAGACCCGTGCCCCCgcgctctcctctctctcttgcTGCCTAGTGGGGCCGAGCTGTCGGCGTCGGTTCCCTTCGCTCGCGCGCCCCTCTTCcctctctgcctcgcgggcccgCTCTGCCAGGCACCAAGCCGTTACCCCCACGCGCTCGTTCTCTCTCTCTATCCGCGCCGTGGGTCTGCGCTGTTAGCTTCGCCCTCCCCGCGTCCGTCGTGGACCAGCGcgcgcgcactcgcgcacgtcgccggaatCCTTGGCCACGACGcacgcccacgcgcccagctccctttttgagccccgcccgcgcccacactcactcccccgcctcatttcgcacagtcctgccctctctcgcgctctgctcaCGCCGCTAGACCTCGTCGGAGACCCGCACCCGCCTCCCCGgccatctagctcgccggagaccgcgccaagccaccccgagcttcgccccgaggtgagacacccgttccCGTGCTCAGTTTCCCCAATTTCGCTCTATCGTCGGCCAATTTCGGCTCCGCGGGAGTTCGGCCGTGGCGGTCCGCCGCGCCCGAGTGGTGACCTACCAAATTAGCCTGGCCCAGTGCCCCCGCATTGGTCCCTGAGTTTCCCCTCGCCCTGTTGAAACTATcctaggccttagcgcgcctcaaGCCCTCTCCCCGCGGCCGGAATCCCTCACCGGAGTTCTTTCGGCCCGCCCGAGGCCTTTTCCCCGCCATTCCCCCCTCTAACTTCGGACTCGTGGCCACAACCCTGCCACCGAGTTCGTCGAGTCATTCTCCCCCTCTCTGCCCAATTCCGGCGACCCCGAAAACCGTCGTAGCACGCACccgccccaactccggcgacttcaccgccgcgAAGAGGAGCGGCGCCACCCGTAGTCGTTCACCCCCTCCTGGTCTGATCTCCCACGAccgatcttgatcgcacggcccaaatcgcgggataccgcttcgcgcacgcatgCCCTGCGtccgggcccgcctgtcagcgcccgtgTCCCATGGTGCTGGGCCTGAtcggtcagtgcgccctccccctcGACCGCTGACACCCCCTGGcctgcctgtcagcgctcgctcgcccgcgcgccgcgccctcggccgcagatctaatctcggtcgtTGGTTTCTAATCTAACGGTTTAaatcgcccgataccccttcgcgcggtagttttgttaaagagaccctcggtttgttcGGAATCAACCTGTCGTCCCTGATTTtcacgcgcaggcccctgtaatcttgcagattgaaccctggacttttaaatattcatagaattagacctattttcatattttgaattcccaaacttgtttatttcatatcttttgcatatgaactccaaatttagtgattcaaattgcaaaatgttcataggattattctctgtttaaataaattagtttcatttactgtctgcacattctaatttttatggtTAATTATGAACTAATATATGTGTACATTTtagtaaaataaataaaaggaaaaccctagagattaaagtatatttaatcttgtgaagattaataatgtgtatcacACGAATTCATCCCTAGTCTAACTTTAAGGTcacagtaaaataaatagaactaggttgtgtaattatggacaacacttagagaataatctatttctaaataaaattagttcatgttatactttgatctcatcATTCCTTATTTAGTATTGTGGCTTTTTGAGAtgtattccaatgtttgtacatgtttggtgttgtcgaggaccataattaggggtaccctcaagactcctaattctcagctggtaacccccatcagcataaagctgcaaaggcctgatgggtgcgattaagtcagggatcaatccatacgagcgactcgatcatgcctcgcccgagcctagcctcggacaagggcagccgaccccgagggatttccgtctcgcccgaggcccccctccaacggcggacacatctccggctcgcccgaggccttgccttcgctaagaagcaaccctgactaaatcgccgcaccgaccgaccaaatcgcaggagcatttaacgcaaaggtggcctgacacctttatcctgacacgcgccccccgccagagccgaagtgaccgccgtcacttcgccgctccactgaccggcctgacaaaaggacagcgccgcctgcgccactccgactgcagtgccacttgacagagtgagactgacaggcagtcaggccctgccaaaggcaccataggaagctccgctccgcccgacccagggctcggactcgggctaagtcccggaagacggcgaactccgctccgcccgacctagggctcggactcgggctaagtcccggaagacggcgaactccgctccgcccgacccagggctcggactcgggctaagtcccggaagacggcgagctccgctccgcccgacccagggctcggactcgggctcagccccagaagacgacgaactccgcttcgcccgaccccagggctcggactccgccctggcctctgccgaacgacctccgcctcgcccgacccaggggctcggactcggcctcggccatggaagacagactcgacct of Zea mays cultivar B73 chromosome 8, Zm-B73-REFERENCE-NAM-5.0, whole genome shotgun sequence contains these proteins:
- the LOC100273185 gene encoding uncharacterized protein LOC100273185, with protein sequence MADPDVIEVTFGNDVINTTVTSSGQAVERWIAEILALHRPGSNGYSIIVGLDVEWRPSFGPHQNPVATLQLCVGHSCLIFQLLYADYVPGALAEFLGDRGIRFVGVGVEADAERLSDDHGLVVANAEDLRGRAAERMNRPDLRQAGLRALVQVVMGVNLVKPQRVTMSRWDASCLSYEQIKYACIDAFVSFEVARRLLGGAY